A genomic region of Antennarius striatus isolate MH-2024 chromosome 2, ASM4005453v1, whole genome shotgun sequence contains the following coding sequences:
- the chmp4ba gene encoding charged multivesicular body protein 4b has translation MSVFGRLFGGGKGGKGPSPQEAIHKLRETEEMLQKKQDFLEKKIEQELQTAKKYGTKNKRGALLALKRKKRYEKQLDQIDGTLSTIEYQREALENANTNTEVLKNMGYAAKAMKAAHEHMDIDKVDDLMQDITEQQELAMEVSEAISRPVGIGEEFDEDELLAELEELEQEELDKSMLEIGGSENVPLPNVPSTSLPARPAKKEEDDDDMEDLQRWAMEAM, from the exons ATGTCGGTGTTTGGCAGGCTTTTTGGAGGGgggaaaggaggaaaaggacCAAGCCCACAAGAGGCTATCCATAAACTCCGTGAGACGGAGGAAATGCTCCAGAAGAAACAGGACTTTCTAGAGAAAAAAATCGAACAGGAACTGCAAACAGCTAAGAAATACGGCACGAAAAACAAAAGAG GGGCTCTGCTGGCGTTGAAAAGAAAGAAGCGGTATGAGAAGCAGCTCGACCAGATTGATGGAACTCTTTCCACCATTGAATACCAGCGAGAGGCTCTGGAGAATGCCAACACCAACACTGAAGTGCTCAAGAACATGGGCTATGCTGCAAAGGCCATGAAGGCTGCCCATGAACACAT GGACATTGATAAAGTGGACGACCTCATGCAGGACATCACAGAGCAGCAGGAGCTGGCCATGGAAGTCTCCGAAGCCATTTCTAGACCTGTTGGTATTGGAGAGGAGTTTGATGAG GATGAGCTGTTGGCTGAACTGGAGGAACTGGAGCAGGAGGAACTGGATAAAAGCATGTTGGAGATTGGGGGATCAGAGAACGTCCCCCTCCCCAACGTGCCTTCAACTTCATTACCTGCGAGACCTG CCaagaaagaggaggatgatgatgatatggaAGACCTGCAGCGCTGGGCGATGGAAGCTATGTAG